In a genomic window of Saccharothrix sp. HUAS TT1:
- a CDS encoding TetR/AcrR family transcriptional regulator, translated as MTVPRRSDALRNRASIIRAAEELVVRGATPSLARVARATGLGQATVYRHFPDRRALLLAVAQEHLGLLAEAAERDADDPAAFRALLAAVMAYQVSMRPLVDELRRFPEPDLRGHVRRLLDALRGPFDRSRAAGLLRHDIVLNDVVVVLAMLQAAVEQSPDPRRAIPVLLDGLFRPEAERFERVDGRR; from the coding sequence ATGACCGTGCCGCGCCGCAGCGACGCCCTGCGGAACCGGGCGTCGATCATCCGCGCGGCCGAGGAGCTGGTGGTCCGCGGCGCGACGCCGTCACTGGCACGGGTCGCCCGCGCCACCGGCCTGGGCCAGGCCACGGTGTACCGGCACTTCCCCGACCGCCGCGCGCTGCTGCTCGCCGTCGCGCAGGAGCACCTGGGCCTGCTGGCCGAAGCCGCCGAGCGCGACGCCGACGACCCCGCCGCGTTCCGGGCGCTGCTGGCCGCGGTGATGGCCTACCAGGTGTCCATGCGCCCCCTGGTGGACGAGCTCCGCCGGTTCCCCGAGCCCGACCTGCGCGGTCACGTGCGCCGGCTGCTGGACGCCCTGCGGGGCCCGTTCGACCGCTCGCGGGCGGCCGGGCTGCTGCGCCACGACATCGTGCTGAACGACGTCGTGGTGGTGCTGGCGATGCTGCAGGCGGCGGTCGAGCAGAGCCCGGACCCGCGCCGCGCGATCCCGGTGCTGCTGGACGGCCTGTTCCGGCCGGAGGCCGAGCGGTTCGAGCGGGTGGACGGCCGGCGGTAG
- a CDS encoding SGNH/GDSL hydrolase family protein has translation MRGRLLRVVCAVLPAALAVVLTSTAAEAAAPVDYVALGDSYSSGTGAPPYTGGTCYRSPRGYAQLWADTHEVSSFKYAACGGATTQSMTDQFASLDAGTDLVSITIGGNDVGFANTMITCVTGSDSSCVNAVDNGIQTARTTLPGRLDATYATIRNRAPNASVVVLGYPHLVEPTGSCMSTTKRAALNRGSDVLHEVISARAAAAGVRYVDARAHFAGHGACGRSPWINQFSLFRLVESFHPNATGYSQGYLALLNTATS, from the coding sequence GTGCGCGGACGTCTTCTCAGGGTCGTGTGCGCGGTGCTCCCCGCCGCACTGGCCGTTGTGCTCACCTCCACAGCGGCGGAGGCCGCCGCACCGGTCGACTACGTGGCCCTCGGCGACTCCTACTCCTCCGGCACCGGTGCGCCGCCTTACACGGGCGGGACGTGCTACCGCAGTCCGCGCGGGTACGCGCAGCTGTGGGCGGACACGCACGAGGTGTCGTCGTTCAAGTACGCCGCCTGCGGCGGGGCGACCACGCAGAGCATGACCGACCAGTTCGCCTCGCTCGACGCGGGCACCGACCTGGTCTCGATCACCATCGGCGGCAACGACGTCGGGTTCGCCAACACCATGATCACGTGCGTCACCGGCAGCGACAGCAGCTGCGTGAACGCGGTGGACAACGGCATCCAGACCGCGCGCACCACGTTGCCCGGCCGGCTCGACGCCACCTACGCCACGATCCGCAACCGCGCGCCGAACGCCAGTGTGGTCGTGCTGGGCTACCCGCACCTGGTCGAGCCGACGGGGTCGTGCATGAGCACCACCAAGCGCGCGGCGCTGAACCGCGGCTCCGACGTGCTGCACGAGGTGATCTCCGCCCGTGCCGCGGCGGCCGGCGTCCGCTACGTGGACGCCCGTGCGCACTTCGCCGGCCACGGCGCGTGCGGCCGTTCGCCGTGGATCAACCAGTTCTCGCTGTTCCGCCTCGTGGAGTCGTTCCACCCCAACGCCACCGGCTACAGCCAGGGCTACCTCGCCCTCCTCAACACCGCCACCTCCTGA